A stretch of the Paenibacillus dendritiformis genome encodes the following:
- a CDS encoding PepSY domain-containing protein, with protein MKKAWLGAAVIAFFAIVVWQLVRLLTLAEPLSAAEAASKVKEMYKGEVVEVSELPHGYRVTMELDTGTYEVRIDRNKGKIAGMTRTKAAPDPEAKPPAVEPDQQKPPASQKPEPKPKRKPQKRLTEDEAAAIALKTVDGKVDDIDLIHSDGVAYYLVEIDREDGEDGTVQINAITGEVKSVTWDD; from the coding sequence ATGAAAAAAGCATGGCTGGGCGCAGCCGTCATTGCGTTCTTTGCCATTGTGGTCTGGCAGCTTGTTCGCCTGCTTACCTTGGCCGAGCCTCTGTCCGCGGCCGAAGCGGCCAGCAAAGTGAAGGAGATGTACAAGGGCGAAGTGGTGGAAGTCAGCGAGCTTCCGCATGGATACCGGGTGACGATGGAACTGGATACGGGAACGTATGAAGTCCGCATTGACAGGAATAAAGGCAAAATCGCCGGGATGACAAGGACAAAGGCCGCGCCAGATCCGGAAGCCAAGCCGCCCGCCGTGGAGCCGGATCAGCAGAAGCCGCCCGCGTCACAGAAGCCGGAGCCGAAGCCGAAGCGGAAGCCCCAAAAACGGCTTACGGAGGACGAAGCGGCGGCTATCGCGCTCAAGACGGTGGACGGGAAAGTCGATGACATTGACCTGATCCATTCGGACGGGGTCGCCTATTACCTGGTCGAAATCGATCGGGAAGACGGCGAGGATGGAACGGTACAGATCAACGCGATAACGGGGGAGGTCAAATCGGTCACCTGGGATGACTGA